One window of the Salvia splendens isolate huo1 chromosome 1, SspV2, whole genome shotgun sequence genome contains the following:
- the LOC121780835 gene encoding protein FAR1-RELATED SEQUENCE 5-like, protein MHMLSSQRNITDIQAHEIDLANDVGIMQKSTFNLMTRQAGGRDGIGYTILDAKNYLRSKRQTSMDQAMAKALNEVMPDTFHGLCTWHLMQNGIKHLGNLMKEGSCFVTDFKRCMYGFEDETQFEEAWGTLLSEFKLRDNTWLKHVYNVKEKWARCCMNNAFTLGMRSTQLSKSVNSSIKNCTKPNLNIEQIFKNFEQVVEEKRYNELQRDFEAPFDQTMFSADRTYFSGDASNADNRDRDY, encoded by the exons ATGCACATGTTATCTTCTCAACGTAACATTACAGACATTCAAGCACATGAGATTGATTTGGCAAATGATGTTGGAATTATGCAGAAATCAACTTTTAATTTGATGACTAGACAAGCTGGAGGAAGAGATGGGATTGGTTACACTATATTGGATGCTAAGAATTATCTTCGATCTAAGAGACAAACAAGCATG GATCAAGCAATGGCAAAAGCGTTGAATGAGGTAATGCCTGATACATTTCATGGATTGTGTACATGGCACTTAATGCAAAATGGAATCAAGCACCTAGGAAACCTTATGAAGGAAGGATCATGTTTCGTGACAGATTTTAAGAGGTGTATGTATGGTTTTGAGGATGAGACTCAATTCGAGGAGGCTTGGGGTACTTTATTGAGTGAATTTAAGCTTAGAGACAACACATGGTTGAAACATGTATACAATGTGAAGGAAAAATGGGCACGTTGCTGCATGAATAATGCCTTCACGCTTGGTATGAGAAGCACACAACTTAGTAAGAGTGTCAATTCAAGTATAAAGAATTGTACAAAGCCCAACTTAAACATTGAGCAAATTTTCAAGAATTTCGAGCAAGTTGTGGAGGAGAAGCGGTACAATGAACTACAACGTGATTTTGAG GCACCATTTGATCAAACCATGTTTTCTGCTGATCGAACATATTTCAGTGGAGATGCATCTAATGCTGACAATCGAGATCGAGATTATTGA